One stretch of Flavobacterium sp. 9 DNA includes these proteins:
- a CDS encoding YMGG-like glycine zipper-containing protein, with protein MKAIYILFAALSIVSCQNQGQGKEDINKAKQASIDSMKVEINRQKVIDSMRTEMANLREERKVESQKVVVVHQQADGTATTTTTKKKGWSNTAKGAVIGAGVGAVTGAVISKKKGEGAIIGGLAGAAVGTGTGAIIDGSKKKKE; from the coding sequence ATGAAAGCCATATATATATTATTCGCCGCTTTATCAATCGTTTCTTGTCAAAACCAAGGACAAGGGAAAGAAGATATCAATAAAGCAAAACAAGCTAGTATTGATTCAATGAAAGTTGAAATAAACCGACAAAAAGTTATTGATTCAATGCGAACAGAAATGGCCAATTTAAGAGAGGAAAGAAAAGTTGAATCTCAAAAAGTAGTAGTAGTACACCAACAAGCTGATGGAACTGCAACAACAACTACGACCAAAAAGAAAGGTTGGAGTAATACAGCTAAAGGAGCCGTAATTGGTGCAGGTGTTGGAGCTGTTACCGGAGCCGTGATCAGTAAGAAAAAAGGTGAAGGAGCTATAATTGGTGGTTTGGCCGGAGCTGCGGTTGGTACCGGAACCGGAGCAATTATTGACGGAAGTAAAAAGAAAAAAGAATAG
- a CDS encoding helix-turn-helix transcriptional regulator: MNLYSEYYVSKNCERFVNKIWCLDNSIGESQIENKLVLPNGCFNLAIVSGNTIEVHTSKNKYTMNEGFYFCSQMTNKVLVNIQPKTKVTIIQLHAWTLSMFPNYDLTNFSDSILKIDQTELPFAIKIDSGLNSDILELLNILNTYFEELNFSNPAKNAIEKICEIIKLHKEEITVSEIGKSLKVSQRLLQIKFKTATGLTIKNYIQILKFRKSVDQMVNSNLDKLSLTDVALYNKYFDQSHFIKKFKDVTKTTPKMFNSNLYFLSKKR, from the coding sequence ATGAACCTATATTCAGAATATTATGTCAGCAAAAATTGCGAACGGTTTGTCAATAAAATTTGGTGTCTTGATAATAGCATCGGCGAAAGCCAGATTGAGAACAAACTTGTTTTACCAAATGGATGTTTTAATCTAGCAATTGTAAGCGGAAATACGATAGAAGTTCATACCAGCAAAAACAAATACACGATGAACGAAGGGTTTTACTTTTGTTCGCAAATGACCAATAAGGTTTTGGTTAATATTCAGCCTAAAACTAAGGTTACAATAATTCAGCTTCATGCCTGGACACTTTCGATGTTTCCAAATTATGATTTGACCAATTTTTCAGATTCTATTCTAAAAATTGATCAAACGGAATTGCCTTTTGCAATCAAAATTGATTCGGGATTAAATAGTGATATTTTAGAATTACTAAATATACTCAATACTTATTTTGAAGAATTAAACTTTTCTAATCCAGCTAAAAATGCAATCGAAAAGATCTGTGAAATTATAAAACTTCATAAGGAAGAAATCACAGTTTCCGAAATTGGAAAAAGTTTAAAGGTTTCACAACGATTATTACAGATTAAATTTAAAACGGCAACCGGACTTACGATTAAAAATTACATTCAGATTCTGAAATTCAGAAAATCAGTCGATCAAATGGTAAACTCCAATCTGGACAAACTCAGCTTGACGGATGTAGCGCTTTATAATAAATATTTTGATCAGTCACACTTTATAAAAAAGTTTAAAGATGTGACCAAAACAACTCCAAAAATGTTCAATTCAAATTTGTACTTTCTTTCAAAAAAAAGATAG
- the kynU gene encoding kynureninase: MTFQNTREFAREFDSQDTLNHYQDQFIFPKVNDKRVIYFTGNSLGLQPKRTKAYIDEVMNDWADLAVEGHFYANKPWWDYQERFAEPLSKIVGALPSEVTVMNTLTVNLHLLMVSFYQPKGKRYKIICEEKAFPSDQYMFQSQVHFHGYKTEDAIVEIKRREGEHNIRLEDVLAKIEEVGDELALVLIGGVNYYTGQVFDIKTITEAGQKAGAKVGWDLAHAAGNIKLELHDWNVDFAAWCSYKYMNSGPGNASGCFVHEKHHNNPDLPRFAGWWGHNKERRFKMEPNFDPVHGADGWQISNLPVLSLAPYLASVEMFAEVGMDALIKKRDHITSYLEFILHEIDKEVKGNFEIITPSNPTERASQLSVFLHGEGRSLFDYLMKNGVITDWREPNVIRLAPVPLYCSYEDMFDFGQILKRGILG, encoded by the coding sequence ATGACTTTTCAAAATACACGCGAATTTGCACGAGAGTTTGATTCGCAAGACACACTAAATCATTATCAGGATCAATTTATTTTTCCAAAAGTAAATGACAAACGAGTTATTTATTTTACAGGAAATTCACTTGGATTACAGCCAAAACGTACCAAAGCTTACATCGATGAAGTAATGAACGATTGGGCAGATCTTGCAGTCGAAGGGCATTTTTATGCGAATAAACCATGGTGGGATTATCAGGAAAGATTTGCAGAACCATTGAGTAAAATAGTTGGTGCTTTGCCATCTGAAGTTACGGTAATGAATACTTTGACCGTAAATCTTCACTTATTAATGGTTTCTTTTTATCAGCCAAAAGGGAAACGTTATAAAATTATCTGCGAAGAAAAAGCATTTCCTTCAGATCAATATATGTTTCAGAGTCAGGTTCATTTTCACGGTTATAAAACAGAAGATGCAATTGTAGAAATTAAACGTCGCGAAGGAGAACATAACATTCGCCTTGAAGATGTTCTTGCAAAAATTGAAGAAGTTGGTGATGAACTGGCTTTAGTTTTAATTGGAGGAGTAAATTATTATACCGGACAAGTTTTCGATATTAAAACAATTACCGAAGCAGGACAAAAAGCCGGAGCAAAAGTAGGTTGGGATTTGGCACACGCTGCCGGAAACATCAAACTTGAACTTCATGATTGGAATGTAGATTTTGCTGCTTGGTGCAGTTATAAATATATGAACTCAGGACCAGGAAATGCTTCTGGTTGTTTCGTTCATGAAAAACATCATAATAATCCTGACTTACCAAGATTTGCAGGTTGGTGGGGACATAATAAAGAGCGCCGTTTTAAAATGGAACCTAATTTTGATCCTGTTCACGGAGCTGATGGCTGGCAGATTAGTAATTTACCCGTACTTTCTTTAGCGCCTTATTTAGCATCTGTAGAAATGTTTGCAGAAGTTGGAATGGATGCCTTGATTAAAAAAAGAGATCATATTACCTCATATTTAGAATTCATATTGCACGAAATTGATAAAGAAGTAAAAGGTAATTTCGAAATCATTACACCTTCAAATCCAACAGAAAGAGCTTCTCAATTGTCTGTTTTTTTACATGGAGAAGGAAGAAGTTTATTCGACTATCTCATGAAAAATGGTGTAATTACAGATTGGCGTGAACCAAATGTAATTCGCCTTGCGCCAGTTCCTCTTTATTGTTCTTATGAAGATATGTTTGATTTTGGACAAATTCTTAAAAGAGGAATTTTAGGTTAA
- a CDS encoding penicillin acylase family protein: protein MRKIKKILLVLFVLIVVLGIGLCAYIFHLKPKYEGEVQLKNLQKETTVYFDDFGVPHIYADSEKDAMTALGYVHAQERLWQMELLRRIAPGKLSEIFGSVALKNDKFFSGIGIEEASVKAIAKLDKNSQSYKMTMAYLDGINQYLDEGPTPVEFTVVGVKKEKFTIKDVYNIFGYMSFSFAMAQKTDPLLTFVRNKYGAEYLKDLGINGEFNTTKIKISKENIEEYTSISKSVAALLDNSPIPPFVGSNSWVAGPHKTKSGKVIFANDPHIGFSQPATWYEAHLVTPDFELYGCYLAGTPYPLLAHNRNYAYGLTMFENDDIDFYEEKNKAGDTNQYETPTGFAAYESIKKTIKVKDTSDVVLTVKSSRHGPIMNDLLERLDKKNPIAMSWTYTQQPIQILDAVYGLSHAKSKDDFRKAVQLVAAPGLNVMYGDAKGNVAWWATGKLYKHDKGVNTFLILDGASGKDDIKEYLDFSKNPSSENPKWGYVYSANNQPEAIDGFLYPGYYLPEDRAKRISGLMDAKSDWDKETISKMIFDNTSPIAPGVVQSLISNVNSNSASAKEKEAINVLKSWKGTNNLEDVAPTIYNKWVYLYLKNTFEDEMGEDNFNLFLDTSLGKQIIARQIENENSVWWDNIKTKNVKENRSDIVSKSFHEAIAALEKQFGNQINDWNWGKAHTVEHEHPLGKVAALRKLFNVGPFAAPGSNEVINNQFFGFNKEGKYHVKGGPSTRRIVDFSDIENSWSILPTGQSGNPFSKHYDDQAEMYNAGKFRKMKLNKEEIIKTSTKLILKPKGE from the coding sequence ATGAGAAAAATTAAAAAAATTCTGCTGGTTTTATTCGTATTGATTGTTGTTCTCGGAATAGGTTTATGTGCCTATATTTTTCATTTGAAACCTAAATATGAAGGAGAAGTTCAATTGAAAAATCTCCAGAAAGAAACCACTGTTTATTTTGATGATTTTGGTGTTCCTCATATTTATGCCGATTCTGAAAAGGATGCCATGACAGCTTTGGGTTATGTTCATGCGCAGGAAAGATTATGGCAAATGGAATTACTTCGAAGAATTGCGCCTGGAAAATTGTCTGAAATCTTTGGATCTGTTGCGCTTAAAAATGATAAGTTTTTCTCCGGAATTGGTATAGAAGAAGCTTCGGTGAAAGCCATTGCCAAGTTAGATAAAAACAGTCAGAGTTATAAAATGACAATGGCTTATCTGGATGGAATTAATCAATATTTAGACGAAGGACCAACACCGGTTGAGTTTACTGTGGTTGGCGTGAAAAAGGAAAAATTCACGATAAAAGACGTTTATAATATTTTTGGATATATGTCTTTTAGTTTTGCAATGGCTCAAAAAACAGATCCATTATTGACTTTTGTTCGAAATAAATACGGAGCTGAATATTTGAAAGATTTAGGAATTAACGGTGAATTTAATACTACGAAAATTAAAATCTCAAAAGAGAATATTGAAGAATATACTTCGATTTCAAAATCTGTCGCAGCGCTATTGGACAATTCTCCAATTCCTCCATTTGTGGGAAGTAATAGTTGGGTTGCAGGACCTCATAAAACCAAAAGCGGAAAGGTGATTTTTGCAAACGATCCGCATATTGGATTTTCGCAACCGGCAACTTGGTACGAAGCACATTTGGTAACGCCTGATTTTGAATTGTATGGTTGTTATTTGGCTGGAACTCCTTATCCGTTATTGGCTCATAATCGTAATTATGCTTATGGATTGACAATGTTCGAAAATGATGATATTGATTTTTATGAAGAAAAGAATAAGGCGGGAGATACAAATCAATATGAGACTCCAACTGGTTTTGCAGCGTATGAATCTATAAAAAAGACAATAAAAGTAAAAGATACTTCGGATGTAGTTTTGACGGTTAAATCAAGCCGACACGGACCAATTATGAATGATTTGTTAGAACGTTTAGATAAAAAAAATCCAATTGCGATGTCTTGGACTTATACACAACAACCAATTCAGATTCTTGATGCAGTTTATGGACTTTCACACGCTAAAAGTAAAGATGATTTTAGAAAAGCAGTGCAATTGGTTGCTGCACCGGGATTGAATGTAATGTATGGCGATGCGAAAGGAAATGTTGCTTGGTGGGCGACAGGAAAACTTTATAAACATGACAAAGGTGTTAACACGTTTCTTATTTTAGATGGTGCAAGCGGCAAAGATGATATTAAGGAATATCTTGATTTTTCTAAGAATCCGTCTTCCGAAAATCCAAAATGGGGTTATGTTTATTCGGCAAATAATCAGCCGGAAGCGATAGATGGTTTTTTATATCCGGGATATTATTTGCCGGAAGATCGTGCAAAGAGAATTTCGGGTTTAATGGATGCAAAATCTGATTGGGATAAAGAAACAATTAGTAAAATGATTTTTGATAATACTTCTCCAATTGCGCCGGGCGTGGTTCAGAGTTTGATTTCGAATGTAAATAGTAATTCTGCTTCAGCAAAAGAAAAAGAAGCTATCAATGTTTTGAAATCATGGAAAGGAACAAATAATCTAGAAGATGTTGCGCCAACGATTTACAATAAATGGGTTTATTTGTATTTGAAAAATACTTTTGAAGACGAAATGGGCGAGGATAATTTTAATTTATTTCTGGATACTTCTTTAGGAAAACAAATTATTGCCAGACAAATTGAAAATGAAAACTCCGTTTGGTGGGATAATATTAAAACTAAAAACGTAAAAGAAAATAGAAGTGATATTGTTTCGAAATCATTTCACGAAGCTATTGCTGCGCTTGAGAAACAATTTGGCAATCAAATTAATGATTGGAACTGGGGAAAAGCTCATACTGTAGAACACGAACATCCGTTAGGAAAAGTGGCTGCATTACGTAAACTTTTTAATGTTGGACCTTTTGCAGCTCCGGGTTCAAATGAAGTGATAAATAATCAGTTCTTTGGATTTAATAAAGAAGGGAAATATCATGTAAAAGGTGGACCTTCGACCAGAAGAATTGTCGATTTCTCAGATATTGAAAATAGCTGGAGTATTTTGCCAACCGGACAATCAGGAAATCCGTTTAGTAAACATTATGATGATCAGGCAGAAATGTACAATGCCGGAAAATTTAGAAAAATGAAATTGAATAAAGAGGAAATTATAAAAACTTCGACAAAATTAATTCTGAAACCGAAAGGAGAGTAG
- a CDS encoding serine hydrolase codes for MNINKSIFQLKAILVGILLFQFQIGFSQEQKNSEIYKTIMSRDSLLFNVGFNTCDVSQFENLLSNNFEFYHDKDSIQDKALFLKNIRKGLCSSTKTYQARRDLVPGSTEIYPLSKNGVLYGALKVGIHQFFETTPEGKDKFGSTARFTHVWILENGIWKLRRSFSYDHQSANTAGTKSDIFDNDQEIEKWLTQNNIPTLGIGVINNGKLQEVKVFGELKKGVSAPYNTIWNVASLTKPVTAIVALKLVSSGKWDLDEPLYKYWTDPDIANDPNTKLLTTRIILSHQTGFPNWRFMNESGKLDFKFKPGTKYQYSGEGLEYLRKALEKKFHKTLDQLADELIFQPLKMNDTKFLWKDITDVSRYAIGYDNKGNAYEPTKNKTVNAADDLLTTIGDYGTFLCSIMNSDGLSKKVFDDMTSHQVDTKKNKYFGLGFEIYDLGNNDYALSHGGADKGVQTIFLLLPKTKQGVVIFTNVDDGYKLYEKIVTHYLGENGQKIIDIETK; via the coding sequence ATGAATATTAACAAATCCATTTTCCAGTTAAAAGCAATCTTAGTTGGAATACTGCTTTTCCAATTCCAAATTGGCTTTTCACAAGAACAAAAAAACTCAGAAATATACAAAACCATAATGTCAAGAGACAGCCTTCTGTTTAATGTTGGCTTTAATACTTGCGACGTTTCACAGTTTGAAAACTTACTAAGCAACAATTTCGAATTTTATCACGACAAAGATAGTATCCAGGATAAAGCCTTATTTCTAAAAAACATTAGAAAAGGTTTATGTAGTTCAACCAAAACATATCAAGCTAGAAGAGATTTAGTACCAGGTAGTACCGAAATTTATCCATTGTCCAAAAATGGTGTTCTGTACGGTGCTCTAAAAGTAGGAATTCATCAATTTTTTGAAACTACACCAGAAGGAAAAGATAAATTTGGAAGCACAGCAAGATTTACCCATGTCTGGATTTTAGAAAATGGAATCTGGAAACTAAGAAGATCTTTTAGCTACGATCATCAAAGTGCTAACACTGCAGGAACTAAATCGGATATTTTTGATAATGATCAGGAAATTGAAAAATGGCTGACTCAAAACAATATTCCAACATTAGGAATTGGTGTTATCAACAACGGAAAACTACAAGAAGTAAAGGTATTTGGTGAACTTAAAAAAGGAGTTTCGGCACCTTATAACACGATTTGGAACGTTGCTTCCCTGACAAAACCAGTAACTGCAATTGTAGCACTAAAATTGGTAAGTTCAGGAAAATGGGATCTTGACGAACCGCTTTATAAATATTGGACTGATCCGGATATTGCAAATGATCCAAATACGAAACTTCTAACAACAAGAATTATTTTAAGCCATCAAACTGGTTTCCCTAACTGGAGATTTATGAACGAATCCGGCAAACTGGATTTTAAATTTAAACCCGGAACAAAATACCAATATTCAGGCGAAGGATTAGAATATTTAAGAAAAGCACTTGAAAAGAAATTCCACAAAACATTGGATCAATTAGCGGATGAGTTAATTTTTCAACCTCTAAAAATGAATGATACTAAGTTTTTATGGAAAGACATAACTGATGTTTCAAGATATGCTATTGGATATGATAACAAAGGAAATGCCTATGAACCTACTAAAAACAAAACAGTAAATGCTGCCGATGATTTATTGACAACAATTGGAGATTACGGAACGTTTTTATGCAGCATAATGAATAGCGATGGATTGAGTAAAAAAGTTTTTGACGATATGACATCGCATCAGGTTGACACGAAGAAAAACAAATACTTTGGATTAGGTTTTGAGATCTACGATTTAGGAAACAATGATTATGCGCTCTCTCACGGCGGCGCGGACAAAGGCGTTCAAACCATATTTTTATTACTTCCGAAAACAAAACAAGGAGTGGTAATTTTTACTAATGTTGACGATGGTTATAAGCTTTATGAAAAAATAGTTACTCATTATTTAGGTGAAAACGGTCAAAAAATAATTGACATCGAAACGAAATAA
- a CDS encoding GNAT family N-acetyltransferase: MKSELLQSDIILENERVLLLPFENERNIELKEIIFDDEIWKYMGMYVRNDSDFENYIKNTLKQKAEGICYPFLIIDKTTNKVAGSTRYGYLNHASQKCEIGWTWYGKDFQGTGLNKACKYELLNFGFENIQFKRIQFSADLENEKSQRAIEKLGAVKEGIFRNNYVDSEGKSKDDVYYSVILEEWENTKRDYFSEFI; the protein is encoded by the coding sequence ATGAAAAGCGAACTATTACAATCTGATATCATTCTCGAAAACGAACGAGTATTATTACTTCCATTCGAAAATGAAAGAAACATCGAACTCAAAGAAATTATTTTTGACGACGAAATCTGGAAATACATGGGAATGTATGTAAGAAATGATTCTGATTTCGAGAATTACATCAAAAATACTTTAAAACAAAAAGCCGAAGGAATATGTTATCCATTTTTAATAATTGACAAAACAACGAACAAAGTTGCCGGAAGCACGCGTTACGGTTATCTAAATCACGCAAGCCAAAAATGTGAAATCGGCTGGACTTGGTACGGAAAAGACTTCCAGGGAACGGGTTTAAATAAAGCTTGTAAATACGAATTACTAAATTTTGGTTTTGAAAACATTCAATTCAAGAGAATACAATTCAGCGCAGATCTTGAAAATGAAAAATCACAACGAGCAATCGAAAAGCTAGGCGCTGTAAAAGAAGGAATCTTTAGAAATAACTATGTCGATTCTGAAGGAAAAAGTAAAGATGATGTTTATTATAGTGTGATTTTAGAAGAATGGGAGAATACTAAACGAGATTATTTTTCTGAATTTATTTGA
- a CDS encoding NAD(P)/FAD-dependent oxidoreductase yields MQTSLKIAVVGSGLVGSLLAIYLKKAGHTVHVYDRSPDIRKINFSGRSINLAMSNRGWKALDAVGVGDSVREIAIPMDKRAIHLVDKLNFQNYGQEGESIYSISRGTLNRKMIDLAEEAGAEFLFDQKIWDVTLSDATLHIGETERGEWEEKKYDMVFGADGAFSRIRHRMQRQSMFNYSQEFLNMGYKELNIPANADATHKLDKNSFHIWPRGEYMLIALPNLDGSFTCTLFMPFEGQNSFASLTDRKMVEDFFTKNFPDSIEVIPKLAEDFFKNPTSTLVTMKCFPWTYENKIALIGDACHAIVPFYGQGMNAGFEDITVLNEMIEKYGNDWKKIFSEYEISRKPNADAIAELSYRNFMEMSTKTADEKFLLQKKIEKAFSDKHPDKWIPLYSRVTFSDRPYTEALAIGDFQNEIMEQVLRTDNIENIWNTPEIENKILELLQNA; encoded by the coding sequence ATGCAAACTTCACTAAAAATTGCGGTTGTTGGTTCTGGATTAGTAGGATCGCTATTGGCAATTTATCTTAAAAAAGCAGGTCACACCGTTCATGTTTATGATCGAAGCCCTGATATTCGCAAAATTAATTTTTCGGGTCGTTCTATTAATCTGGCTATGTCCAATCGTGGTTGGAAAGCTCTTGATGCTGTTGGTGTTGGCGATTCGGTTCGCGAAATTGCAATTCCAATGGATAAACGTGCGATTCATTTGGTTGATAAACTGAATTTTCAGAATTACGGACAAGAAGGCGAGTCCATTTATTCGATTTCTAGGGGAACTCTGAATCGGAAAATGATTGATCTTGCTGAAGAAGCCGGAGCGGAATTTTTGTTTGACCAAAAAATATGGGATGTAACGCTAAGTGATGCAACTTTGCATATTGGCGAAACCGAAAGAGGTGAGTGGGAGGAGAAAAAATATGATATGGTTTTTGGTGCCGATGGTGCTTTTTCGAGAATCAGACACAGAATGCAACGCCAAAGCATGTTTAATTATTCGCAGGAATTTTTGAATATGGGATATAAAGAATTGAATATTCCGGCAAATGCAGACGCTACGCACAAATTAGATAAAAATTCATTTCATATTTGGCCTCGTGGCGAATATATGTTAATTGCGCTTCCTAATTTAGATGGAAGTTTTACTTGTACTTTATTCATGCCTTTTGAAGGGCAAAACTCGTTTGCGTCTTTAACAGATCGTAAAATGGTTGAAGATTTTTTTACGAAAAACTTCCCAGATTCGATTGAGGTAATTCCGAAGTTAGCAGAAGATTTCTTTAAGAATCCTACGAGTACTTTAGTAACCATGAAATGTTTTCCGTGGACATATGAAAATAAAATCGCTTTAATTGGAGATGCTTGTCACGCTATTGTTCCGTTTTATGGACAAGGAATGAATGCTGGTTTTGAAGATATCACGGTTTTAAATGAAATGATTGAGAAATACGGAAACGATTGGAAGAAGATCTTCTCTGAATATGAAATTTCACGTAAACCAAATGCTGATGCTATTGCGGAACTTTCGTATCGAAATTTCATGGAAATGAGTACAAAAACCGCCGATGAGAAATTCTTGTTACAAAAGAAAATCGAAAAAGCATTCTCTGATAAACATCCTGATAAATGGATTCCACTTTATAGTCGTGTGACTTTTAGTGATCGGCCATATACAGAAGCTTTGGCAATTGGAGATTTCCAAAACGAAATTATGGAGCAAGTTTTACGAACTGATAATATCGAAAATATTTGGAATACTCCCGAAATCGAAAATAAGATTCTGGAATTGTTGCAAAACGCATAA
- a CDS encoding serine hydrolase produces the protein MKNSIKLLAVCLFVQLFSLTVSAQDKAKQIDQLLTKYNEYGQFNGSALIAENGKIILKKGYGLANMEWDIPNQPSTKFRLGSISKQFTALLIVKLAEEGKLKLDVPITTYLPDYPKETGDKITIHNLLTHTSGIPNYTSAPNFLRDKSRNPYTPEDFIKTFNKLPLEFTPGEKFRYSNSGYFLLGYIIEKVSGKTYEQYLQEIILTPLKMANTGYDHFEVIIKNRAAGYEKNGKNIGNASFIDMSIPYAAGSLYSTVEDLYLWDQALYTNKLLSAKSMDLLFKPYITTGGDDFYGYGWFTSEETVGKKTDKVKVIEHGGGINGFNTVISRMPADKNLVVLLNNTGGTVLSEMNNSIRAILYNQSFDVPKKSMAFELLDVYTEKGATVGTNTYKKLKSDPTYGIKENDINQVGYQLLQSGKKKEAIEVFKINVETFPKSGNAYDSLGEAYLADGDKTLAIVNYKKSVELDPTNENGKKVLDEISKK, from the coding sequence ATGAAAAATTCAATCAAACTACTTGCAGTTTGCCTTTTTGTGCAACTGTTCTCTCTTACTGTTTCTGCGCAGGACAAAGCAAAACAAATTGACCAATTATTAACCAAATACAATGAATACGGGCAATTTAACGGATCTGCATTAATTGCTGAAAACGGAAAAATTATTCTAAAAAAAGGATATGGTTTAGCCAATATGGAATGGGATATTCCGAATCAGCCCAGCACCAAATTTAGATTAGGTTCAATAAGTAAACAATTTACAGCTTTGCTAATCGTTAAATTGGCAGAAGAAGGCAAACTAAAACTTGACGTGCCAATTACCACTTATTTACCTGATTATCCAAAAGAAACTGGTGACAAAATAACGATTCATAATTTATTGACGCATACATCCGGAATTCCAAATTATACTTCGGCTCCAAATTTCCTTAGAGATAAAAGCCGTAATCCTTACACTCCGGAAGATTTTATAAAAACGTTCAATAAATTGCCTCTTGAATTTACTCCGGGCGAAAAATTCAGATACAGCAATTCAGGTTACTTTTTATTGGGGTATATCATCGAAAAAGTTTCGGGTAAAACATACGAGCAATATTTACAGGAAATCATTCTTACTCCGCTAAAAATGGCTAATACAGGTTATGATCATTTTGAAGTAATTATAAAAAACAGAGCTGCAGGTTATGAAAAAAACGGAAAAAACATTGGTAATGCTTCATTTATCGACATGAGTATTCCGTATGCTGCTGGTTCTTTATATTCTACTGTGGAGGATTTATATCTTTGGGATCAGGCTCTTTATACCAATAAATTACTTTCGGCAAAATCAATGGATTTATTATTCAAACCTTACATCACAACAGGCGGAGATGATTTTTATGGTTATGGATGGTTTACAAGCGAAGAAACCGTTGGAAAGAAAACAGATAAAGTAAAAGTGATAGAACATGGTGGAGGAATCAATGGTTTTAATACCGTTATTTCACGTATGCCGGCAGATAAAAACTTAGTTGTTTTATTGAATAATACTGGTGGAACTGTTTTAAGCGAAATGAATAATAGTATCAGAGCGATTCTATACAATCAATCTTTTGATGTGCCTAAAAAATCAATGGCATTTGAACTTTTAGATGTTTACACTGAAAAAGGTGCCACAGTTGGAACAAATACTTATAAGAAACTTAAAAGCGATCCAACTTACGGAATCAAAGAAAACGACATAAACCAAGTAGGATATCAATTATTGCAATCCGGAAAAAAGAAAGAAGCTATCGAAGTTTTTAAAATCAATGTAGAAACTTTTCCAAAATCAGGAAATGCTTATGATAGTTTAGGCGAAGCTTATCTTGCTGATGGCGATAAAACGTTAGCCATTGTAAATTATAAAAAATCAGTTGAGCTTGATCCAACAAACGAAAACGGAAAAAAAGTTCTTGACGAAATTTCTAAAAAATAA
- a CDS encoding nuclear transport factor 2 family protein — protein sequence MIKLFILILIFLTQVAFAQTNKDVLKMAALRTEIIKMDSLLFSVAFNQCDTTLFKKIIADDIEFYDDRSGLNASKANEIKSLISKCVMSKKLIRKLNSTTIDKLGDFGAVQLGEHTFYFDGKPEGTAKFIHIWERKDNDWKLKRIVSYEHRPIKK from the coding sequence ATGATAAAACTATTTATCCTTATCCTAATATTCTTAACACAGGTCGCTTTTGCTCAAACGAATAAAGATGTTCTAAAAATGGCTGCTCTAAGAACCGAAATTATCAAAATGGATAGTTTACTTTTTTCAGTTGCCTTCAATCAATGTGACACGACACTTTTCAAAAAAATAATTGCTGACGACATCGAATTCTACGATGACCGATCCGGATTAAATGCCTCTAAAGCAAATGAGATAAAATCTTTAATCTCAAAATGTGTAATGTCTAAAAAATTGATCCGAAAACTAAATTCGACTACAATTGATAAATTGGGTGATTTTGGTGCTGTACAATTAGGCGAGCATACTTTCTATTTTGATGGTAAACCAGAAGGAACCGCAAAGTTTATTCATATCTGGGAACGAAAAGATAATGATTGGAAATTAAAACGAATTGTAAGTTACGAGCACAGACCTATTAAAAAATAA